The proteins below are encoded in one region of Alistipes communis:
- a CDS encoding coiled-coil domain-containing protein, producing the protein MKRQFLGRLLSLFLVGTVVAGVGCKDYDDDITSLNNRIDELTTGQIASVEKQMQSLQNAVDRLDGVDSGLKDEIEALQGKAETQAGEIGKLQEELGKAASASEVEALKKQIETLESDKSKLEKRIEALESARTSLQDEIDAVKGSLANYLTKSDAEATYATKTTVESLSQLLNQIKANYVSAEGLASTLEGYVTDAELADYPTLTVLQEAIRQSETAMKNSLGEAMEPILAKYNFVQKDVLDLEIQDLQEQIDALNGKPDADGSLANIKSRLEALENAEIKYDESNAAFTKGVEDCIGKALANDGAIDQAIANAIKDVAGEYEGTMQDLKNLIDGLRMDVDQLLSRIQSLVYVPAYDDHKASVNALYYAPEGEEPVLLANGTVEMTFRVTPVEAAGQLVAAYAAEPEMFSLEMEQVKTRATVPALNIQKVEADETGNGRFIVTALPADFTPDFFTGKVSYSIALRVQKAYDAEAGNDYSANVVSDYVNLVPARADVKAVVLAPAKEDGSIDADRIVAADGEVAYEIPYDDTDMVVELMKGYKLWATDGEAYYDLAQLADMGYSLEAPVVACTSKAFKADGTELESADKGNFEVANGGEEVCDETVKLIAADKSTRNNYLLTEHAYTVAAAYDALNPTFNSRVTIVKTKRGVTLDLLKYVWNYSDFRTVYEAGGEYEGSEREFTLKVTESTLPQDITPENIVTYWNQGGSAVVKAVELDAEGKPTETVDDNVKVVPVAYDADEGYTLRVSGYTFGKRYAVEASSEFENVQVTIAFEAEFVALPEKIEVTLPAATLAYDATEELFVAEDTSVVGELFEQVKDHFTDAAELATSLTRPYYGGSPNSANAFYTAVCGDRTLEKNYWFLDGSNPATITRIAVANDGKMTSHMQVNRADVETDADVFAFETKLVPNYGLPIYVKGEARVEIPAYAAQHVDAWVYNADGKWQSDVKGLWSPSFGSSALTGFSVADIDLESAFTIVKKDAQGVWVPVSDDEIAAQKLVFAYEIPATAPAHDGIEIAGNKLSYYGRNESVPVVGTLSIDGIVIGNAFTAVNDYTSYEVNKFDPIRSFTQSETVEIPTRTAEATYTKNICEVLSLRDMRDADDMKGFELIDHDATLADPWITGDDTNGFATGVRPNSDKVFGLEAIRIVSFSVTYADNGFDASAALGDRVTVDETTGRITFSNLNNLSLQKDVDVTVNVEVAYPWAVKSGKVTYKILK; encoded by the coding sequence ATGAAAAGACAATTCTTAGGTAGACTCCTATCGCTGTTCCTTGTCGGAACGGTGGTAGCCGGAGTCGGTTGCAAGGACTACGATGACGACATCACGAGTCTGAACAACCGGATCGACGAGCTGACGACGGGGCAGATCGCTTCCGTGGAGAAGCAGATGCAGTCTCTGCAAAATGCGGTCGACCGGTTGGACGGGGTTGATTCGGGCTTGAAGGACGAAATCGAGGCGTTGCAGGGCAAAGCCGAGACGCAGGCCGGAGAGATCGGAAAGTTGCAGGAGGAGTTGGGAAAGGCGGCCTCCGCATCGGAAGTCGAAGCGCTGAAAAAACAGATCGAGACGCTCGAAAGCGATAAGAGCAAGCTGGAGAAGCGGATCGAGGCGCTCGAAAGCGCCCGCACGAGTTTGCAGGATGAAATCGACGCCGTGAAGGGTTCGCTGGCGAACTACCTGACCAAGAGCGACGCCGAGGCGACCTACGCCACCAAGACGACGGTCGAGAGTCTGTCGCAGCTGCTCAACCAGATCAAGGCCAACTACGTTTCGGCCGAAGGGCTGGCTTCGACGCTCGAAGGTTACGTGACCGACGCCGAACTGGCCGATTATCCGACGCTGACCGTCTTACAGGAGGCGATCCGCCAGAGCGAGACGGCGATGAAGAACTCGCTGGGCGAAGCGATGGAGCCGATCCTGGCGAAATATAACTTCGTCCAAAAGGATGTGCTCGATCTCGAAATCCAGGATTTGCAGGAGCAGATCGATGCCCTCAACGGCAAGCCCGACGCCGACGGTTCGCTGGCCAACATCAAGAGCCGGCTCGAAGCGCTCGAAAATGCCGAGATCAAATACGACGAGTCGAACGCCGCCTTCACGAAGGGCGTGGAGGACTGCATCGGCAAGGCGCTCGCCAACGACGGCGCGATCGATCAGGCCATTGCCAATGCGATTAAGGATGTCGCCGGTGAGTATGAGGGGACGATGCAGGATCTGAAAAACCTCATCGACGGCCTGCGCATGGACGTGGATCAGCTCCTGAGCCGTATCCAGAGCCTCGTCTATGTTCCGGCTTACGACGATCACAAGGCGTCGGTCAACGCGCTCTACTATGCCCCCGAAGGCGAGGAGCCCGTCCTGCTGGCGAACGGTACGGTGGAGATGACCTTCCGCGTTACGCCCGTCGAGGCTGCCGGACAGCTCGTGGCCGCCTATGCCGCCGAGCCCGAGATGTTCTCGCTGGAAATGGAACAGGTGAAGACGCGCGCTACGGTGCCTGCGCTGAATATTCAGAAGGTCGAGGCCGACGAGACGGGCAACGGCCGCTTCATCGTGACGGCGCTTCCCGCCGATTTCACCCCCGACTTCTTCACGGGTAAGGTTTCGTACAGCATTGCGCTGCGCGTACAGAAAGCCTACGACGCGGAGGCCGGGAACGACTATTCGGCCAATGTGGTTTCGGATTACGTGAACCTCGTGCCGGCGCGCGCCGACGTGAAGGCCGTCGTGCTGGCTCCCGCCAAGGAGGACGGTTCGATCGACGCCGACCGGATCGTCGCTGCGGACGGCGAAGTGGCCTACGAGATTCCCTACGACGATACCGACATGGTCGTCGAACTGATGAAGGGCTACAAACTCTGGGCTACCGACGGCGAAGCCTACTACGATCTGGCTCAGCTCGCCGACATGGGTTATTCGCTCGAAGCGCCCGTCGTGGCCTGCACGAGCAAGGCATTCAAGGCCGACGGCACGGAGTTGGAGTCGGCTGACAAGGGCAACTTCGAGGTTGCGAACGGCGGGGAGGAAGTCTGCGACGAGACGGTCAAGCTGATCGCCGCCGACAAGTCGACGCGCAACAACTACCTGCTCACCGAGCACGCCTATACGGTCGCTGCCGCCTACGATGCGCTGAACCCGACCTTCAACAGCCGTGTGACGATCGTCAAGACCAAGCGCGGCGTAACGCTCGACCTGTTGAAGTACGTCTGGAACTACTCCGATTTCCGGACGGTCTACGAAGCCGGCGGCGAGTACGAAGGTTCCGAGCGCGAATTCACGCTCAAAGTAACCGAGTCGACGCTTCCTCAGGACATCACGCCCGAGAACATCGTAACCTACTGGAACCAGGGCGGCAGCGCCGTGGTGAAGGCCGTCGAGCTCGACGCGGAGGGCAAGCCGACCGAGACCGTCGACGACAATGTGAAGGTGGTTCCCGTGGCTTACGATGCCGACGAGGGCTATACGCTGCGCGTTTCGGGATACACCTTCGGCAAGCGTTATGCCGTCGAAGCGTCGAGCGAGTTCGAGAACGTACAGGTGACGATCGCCTTCGAGGCCGAGTTCGTCGCACTGCCCGAGAAGATCGAGGTTACGCTTCCCGCCGCTACGCTCGCATACGATGCCACCGAGGAGCTGTTCGTAGCCGAGGATACCTCCGTTGTCGGCGAACTCTTCGAGCAGGTGAAGGATCACTTCACGGATGCCGCCGAACTGGCTACGTCGCTTACCCGTCCTTACTATGGAGGCTCGCCCAACAGTGCGAACGCATTCTATACGGCTGTCTGCGGCGACCGGACGCTGGAGAAGAACTACTGGTTCCTCGACGGTTCGAATCCTGCGACGATCACCCGCATCGCCGTGGCCAACGACGGCAAGATGACCTCCCACATGCAGGTCAATCGTGCCGATGTGGAGACCGACGCCGACGTATTCGCCTTCGAGACGAAGCTCGTTCCCAACTACGGCCTGCCGATCTATGTCAAGGGCGAGGCCAGGGTCGAGATTCCCGCCTATGCCGCGCAGCACGTCGACGCATGGGTCTACAACGCGGACGGCAAGTGGCAGTCGGATGTGAAGGGGCTCTGGTCGCCGAGTTTCGGATCGAGTGCGCTCACGGGCTTCTCGGTAGCCGACATCGATCTGGAATCCGCCTTCACGATCGTCAAGAAGGATGCGCAGGGCGTATGGGTACCGGTATCGGACGATGAGATCGCTGCACAGAAACTCGTCTTCGCTTACGAGATTCCCGCGACGGCTCCCGCCCACGACGGCATCGAGATCGCCGGTAACAAACTCTCGTATTACGGCCGCAACGAATCCGTGCCCGTCGTCGGTACGCTTTCGATCGACGGCATCGTCATCGGCAACGCCTTCACGGCCGTGAACGACTATACGTCGTATGAGGTCAACAAGTTCGACCCGATCCGCTCGTTCACGCAGTCGGAGACCGTCGAAATCCCGACCCGCACGGCCGAGGCGACCTATACGAAGAATATCTGCGAGGTACTTTCGCTGCGCGATATGCGCGACGCCGACGATATGAAGGGCTTCGAGCTGATCGATCACGATGCGACGCTGGCCGATCCGTGGATCACGGGCGACGACACCAACGGCTTCGCTACGGGTGTCCGTCCCAACAGCGACAAAGTCTTCGGACTGGAAGCGATCCGCATCGTCAGCTTCTCGGTGACCTATGCCGACAACGGATTCGACGCTTCGGCGGCACTCGGCGACCGTGTAACTGTCGACGAGACGACCGGTCGGATCACCTTCTCGAATCTCAACAACCTCTCGTTGCAGAAGGATGTCGACGTGACGGTCAACGTCGAGGTGGCTTATCCCTGGGCCGTGAAGAGCGGTAAGGTGACCTACAAGATTCTCAAATAG
- a CDS encoding mechanosensitive ion channel family protein: MDNLNQDLTSLLRRAGLDNSGGEWGSRILLVAGIVLICYLAVKLFRHLVTPALQRISAQTRTMWDDHLFDDKVLHAACRLIPPVLLYLLLPLAFGDDPSLLKLLHKGCSIYLIVVTIALLNTFLSALYDISNKHETLRDRPLKGIYQMLKLVTVSVGIVLIIGILIDRNATSILAGLGASAAVLMLIFKDSILGLVAGVQLSANDMLRPGDWITMSKYGADGYVIEVTLTTVKVQNFDKTITTIPPYALVSDSFQNWRGMRECGGRRIKRSVFIDARTIRRCTPEETARLREKGYLAADTSQEIVNLQALREYLANYLSNCPDVRSDLMSMVRTLQPTSEGVPLEFYCFTRHFEWIPYEAFQSALTDRVLTLLPEFGLQAFQRPAGTDLHERH, from the coding sequence ATGGACAATCTGAACCAAGACCTGACATCGCTGCTCCGCCGCGCGGGGCTGGACAACTCCGGCGGAGAGTGGGGCTCGCGCATCCTGCTCGTCGCAGGCATCGTCCTCATCTGCTACCTCGCGGTGAAATTGTTCCGGCATCTGGTGACACCTGCCCTGCAACGCATCAGCGCCCAGACCCGGACGATGTGGGACGACCATCTGTTCGACGACAAAGTCCTGCACGCCGCCTGCCGTCTGATTCCGCCCGTCCTCCTATATCTGCTGCTGCCGCTGGCCTTCGGCGACGACCCCTCGCTGCTGAAACTGCTGCACAAAGGCTGCTCGATTTACCTCATCGTCGTGACGATCGCCCTGCTAAACACCTTTCTCAGCGCGCTCTACGACATTTCGAACAAACACGAAACGCTGCGCGACCGGCCGTTGAAAGGCATCTACCAGATGCTCAAACTCGTGACCGTCAGCGTCGGCATCGTATTGATCATCGGGATTCTCATCGACCGGAACGCCACGAGCATTCTGGCCGGACTGGGTGCATCGGCCGCCGTGCTGATGCTGATTTTCAAGGACAGCATACTGGGGCTCGTCGCCGGCGTTCAACTCTCGGCCAACGATATGCTGAGACCGGGAGACTGGATAACGATGAGTAAATACGGTGCCGACGGGTATGTAATCGAGGTGACGCTGACGACGGTCAAGGTGCAGAATTTCGACAAGACGATTACGACGATTCCGCCCTATGCGCTGGTCAGCGACTCGTTCCAGAACTGGCGGGGCATGCGCGAATGCGGCGGACGGCGCATCAAGCGCTCGGTCTTCATCGACGCCCGCACGATTCGCCGGTGCACGCCGGAAGAGACGGCGCGGCTCCGCGAAAAGGGGTATCTTGCGGCCGATACATCGCAGGAAATCGTCAACCTGCAAGCGCTGCGGGAGTATCTCGCGAATTACCTGAGCAACTGCCCCGACGTGCGCAGCGACCTGATGTCGATGGTACGCACGCTCCAACCCACGTCCGAAGGCGTACCTTTGGAGTTCTACTGCTTCACGCGCCACTTCGAATGGATTCCCTACGAAGCGTTCCAGAGCGCACTTACCGACCGCGTGCTCACCCTTCTGCCGGAGTTCGGCTTGCAGGCGTTCCAGCGGCCTGCGGGCACCGATCTGCATGAACGGCACTGA